A region from the Flavobacteriales bacterium genome encodes:
- the cyoE gene encoding protoheme IX farnesyltransferase has protein sequence MERPSTASVAVPFVVKVREVAALFKLRLASLVVFSAALGYLMGVPEGAFSWPAILGLSLAGFLVTGASNALNQVIEQGQDALMSRTNERPLVRGTLSSREAIVLAAVSGIAGVALLWMQFGPLCGVLGLLALFMYAALYTPMKRLSPWAVFVGALPGAIPPMLGYVAAQGHFGLGPGLQFFVQFMWQFPHFWAIAWVLDDDYAKAGFRLLPSAGGRDGRSASWILWSALLLVPTGVLPWAFGFSGMWSAVAATFAGLLMVVPAVKLFRSHDRADARRLMFASFIHLPVVQLAYVLDRI, from the coding sequence TCGCGGCTCTCTTCAAGCTCCGATTGGCCAGTCTTGTGGTCTTCAGCGCCGCATTAGGCTACCTCATGGGGGTGCCGGAGGGCGCCTTCTCTTGGCCGGCCATCCTTGGGCTTTCGCTTGCTGGCTTCCTCGTTACCGGTGCCAGCAATGCGTTGAACCAGGTCATTGAGCAGGGGCAGGACGCCCTGATGAGCCGCACGAACGAGCGGCCACTGGTGCGCGGCACGCTCAGTAGTCGCGAAGCCATTGTATTGGCCGCGGTTTCCGGCATCGCCGGTGTGGCTCTCCTGTGGATGCAGTTCGGTCCGCTCTGCGGGGTGCTTGGCCTGCTGGCCTTGTTCATGTACGCTGCCCTCTACACGCCCATGAAGCGCCTGAGCCCATGGGCCGTGTTCGTTGGCGCGCTGCCGGGTGCCATTCCGCCGATGCTGGGCTACGTGGCGGCGCAAGGGCACTTCGGGCTGGGCCCCGGCCTGCAGTTCTTCGTGCAGTTCATGTGGCAGTTCCCGCACTTCTGGGCCATTGCCTGGGTGCTCGACGACGACTATGCCAAGGCCGGCTTCCGACTGCTGCCCAGCGCAGGTGGCCGCGATGGCCGCAGTGCCTCATGGATCCTCTGGAGCGCGCTGCTCCTGGTGCCTACGGGCGTTCTTCCTTGGGCCTTCGGCTTTAGCGGCATGTGGAGCGCGGTGGCCGCCACGTTTGCGGGCCTGCTGATGGTGGTTCCCGCGGTAAAACTCTTCCGCAGCCACGATAGGGCCGATGCCCGCCGCTTGATGTTCGCCAGCTTCATCCACCTGCCCGTGGTGCAGTTGGCCTACGTGCTCGACCGGATATGA
- a CDS encoding DUF420 domain-containing protein, whose amino-acid sequence MEQARNNNWLVWAVSAVLLGVVAFLYLGPDLFSLGIARGTLPAINGVVNAITTVILIVAWRAIRRKQVPLHKKLMLTAVALSALFLVLYVIQHSSFESAQYGGPVRGIYLFILLTHIVLAAVITPLVLITLNRALQQRFDKHRRIAKVTLPLWLYVTITGVVVYLMMAPYY is encoded by the coding sequence ATGGAACAAGCGCGCAACAACAACTGGCTTGTGTGGGCTGTGAGCGCCGTGCTGCTCGGCGTGGTGGCCTTCCTCTACTTGGGCCCCGACCTGTTCTCGCTCGGTATCGCACGCGGCACATTGCCTGCGATCAACGGCGTGGTGAACGCTATCACCACCGTGATCCTCATCGTGGCATGGCGCGCCATCAGGCGCAAGCAGGTGCCGCTGCACAAGAAGTTGATGCTGACAGCCGTGGCCCTGAGCGCATTGTTCCTGGTGCTGTACGTGATCCAGCACAGCAGCTTCGAGAGCGCGCAGTACGGCGGTCCGGTGCGCGGCATCTACCTCTTCATCCTGCTCACGCACATCGTGCTTGCGGCCGTCATTACGCCGCTGGTGCTCATCACCCTCAACCGGGCCCTGCAACAACGCTTCGACAAGCACCGTCGCATTGCGAAAGTCACGCTGCCGCTGTGGCTCTATGTCACCATCACGGGGGTGGTAGTGTACCTGATGATGGCACCGTACTACTGA
- a CDS encoding cytochrome c oxidase subunit 3, whose translation MSGEATKAIPNDVLWGGGRSPFSVSYGKLMMWFFLVSDALSFTGLLIGYGFVRHSLPLGDRWPMGEEVFRALPFLHGSYPLMYVAFMTALLIFSSVTMVLAVEAGHRMDKKNVVFWLFLTILGGAGFVGSQAWEWSHFQHGAGGYITTAEGEKYWVHNDEHDTHDPTAHESFHLLKASADGVYLHHEGEEIRGEAAMALWKKQINYVAGAPFPWSSTGMVNNEYGPAQYGNFFYFITGFHGFHVFSGVIINIIVLIMVLRGVFHRRGHYETVEKAGLYWHFVDLVWVFVFTFFYLV comes from the coding sequence ATGTCAGGCGAAGCGACCAAGGCGATCCCGAATGATGTTCTCTGGGGCGGCGGACGAAGCCCCTTCAGTGTCAGCTACGGCAAGCTGATGATGTGGTTCTTCCTGGTGAGCGACGCCCTGAGCTTCACGGGCTTGCTGATCGGTTATGGCTTCGTGCGCCACTCGCTGCCGCTGGGCGACCGCTGGCCCATGGGCGAGGAAGTGTTCCGCGCGCTGCCCTTCCTGCACGGCAGTTACCCACTGATGTACGTGGCCTTCATGACGGCCCTGCTCATCTTCAGCTCCGTAACGATGGTACTGGCCGTGGAGGCTGGCCACCGCATGGACAAGAAGAACGTGGTGTTCTGGTTGTTCCTCACCATCCTGGGCGGCGCCGGTTTCGTGGGCAGCCAGGCTTGGGAGTGGAGCCACTTCCAGCACGGCGCCGGTGGTTACATCACCACGGCGGAAGGCGAGAAGTACTGGGTGCACAACGATGAGCACGACACGCACGACCCGACGGCGCACGAGAGCTTCCATCTGCTGAAGGCCAGCGCGGACGGCGTTTACCTGCACCACGAAGGCGAGGAGATCCGTGGCGAAGCCGCTATGGCGCTCTGGAAGAAGCAGATCAATTATGTGGCCGGCGCACCGTTCCCTTGGAGCAGCACGGGCATGGTGAACAACGAGTACGGCCCGGCCCAGTACGGCAACTTCTTCTACTTCATCACCGGCTTCCACGGGTTCCACGTGTTCAGCGGTGTCATCATCAACATCATCGTCCTCATCATGGTGCTGCGCGGGGTGTTCCATCGCCGCGGCCACTACGAAACCGTGGAGAAAGCCGGTCTGTACTGGCACTTCGTTGATCTGGTGTGGGTGTTCGTGTTCACCTTCTTCTACCTCGTTTGA
- a CDS encoding T9SS type A sorting domain-containing protein, with product MHTTRLLAAPLLLAAATSSAQVLLDSIPYPGQGTGVWGIHVTADTIFLGSDFTGNIRFSDHSGTILSEQATGLDFNHGFVRRPGSYLIAEDYTTNGAHLYEVSNAGALLNTWTFPDVIGGPSSGIGDLEADGNAIWYTMYYPDFNTYPFAYAYKWVPGDPAPVDTVPLWGEQPYGIALKGDTLFYVTDNLNGDQERIYAYQLGTDQDLGWVGLPDTPFDNDQRPQGMHYNGDYLYLVANRQGNNVNAYQTVFIYDFDTSVGFADAQPVAELSVGPNPASEFLTVRSTVIGTYTIVDAQGRTADTGQLNGRTLVDVRNLAPGCYVIRTENGNRGAVQKFVVQR from the coding sequence ATGCACACAACACGACTTCTTGCCGCTCCGCTCCTTCTAGCTGCGGCCACGAGCTCTGCACAGGTCCTCCTCGACAGCATCCCCTATCCCGGCCAGGGCACAGGGGTTTGGGGCATCCATGTCACCGCCGACACCATCTTCCTCGGCAGCGACTTCACCGGCAATATCCGCTTCAGCGATCACAGTGGCACGATCCTTAGCGAGCAGGCAACAGGCCTCGACTTCAACCACGGCTTCGTGCGCCGACCGGGCTCCTACCTCATCGCGGAGGACTACACCACCAACGGCGCCCACCTGTACGAGGTGTCCAACGCCGGTGCGCTGCTCAATACATGGACGTTCCCCGATGTGATCGGCGGTCCTTCGTCGGGCATCGGCGACCTGGAGGCCGATGGCAACGCGATCTGGTACACCATGTACTATCCCGACTTCAACACCTATCCGTTCGCCTACGCATACAAGTGGGTGCCCGGCGATCCAGCACCAGTTGATACCGTGCCGCTCTGGGGCGAACAGCCCTACGGCATCGCGCTGAAGGGCGACACTCTGTTCTACGTTACCGACAACCTGAACGGCGACCAGGAGCGCATCTACGCCTACCAACTTGGCACTGACCAGGACCTGGGCTGGGTGGGCCTTCCGGACACACCCTTCGACAACGACCAACGTCCGCAGGGCATGCACTACAATGGCGACTACCTCTACTTGGTGGCCAACCGCCAGGGCAACAATGTGAATGCCTACCAGACCGTGTTCATCTACGATTTCGACACGTCCGTGGGCTTCGCCGATGCGCAACCGGTAGCGGAACTGAGCGTTGGCCCGAACCCGGCGAGCGAGTTCCTCACGGTCCGATCAACGGTGATCGGGACCTACACGATCGTGGATGCACAAGGCCGCACCGCTGACACCGGACAACTGAACGGCCGCACGTTGGTGGATGTACGCAACCTGGCACCGGGCTGCTATGTGATCCGCACGGAGAACGGGAACCGCGGCGCCGTGCAGAAGTTCGTGGTGCAGCGCTGA
- a CDS encoding cytochrome C oxidase subunit IV family protein produces the protein MERDDIIEYSLDAHHSEEQGKKIRKKIWMVTLIMAVITAVEVYLGAAWRGLFPESWSVIKALFIVLTLVKATYIVMTFMHLGDERRNVRAMILLPYALFVFYLIWIALTESNYIERALQWFL, from the coding sequence ATGGAGCGCGACGACATCATCGAGTACAGCCTCGATGCACACCACAGCGAGGAGCAAGGCAAGAAGATCCGCAAGAAGATCTGGATGGTGACGCTGATCATGGCGGTGATAACCGCCGTGGAGGTGTACTTGGGCGCAGCTTGGCGCGGCCTCTTCCCGGAATCCTGGTCGGTCATCAAAGCGCTCTTCATCGTGCTTACGCTGGTGAAAGCCACCTACATCGTGATGACCTTCATGCACTTGGGCGATGAGCGCCGCAACGTGCGCGCTATGATCCTGTTGCCGTACGCCTTGTTCGTGTTCTATCTCATCTGGATCGCGCTCACCGAGAGCAACTACATCGAGCGCGCCCTGCAGTGGTTCCTCTGA
- a CDS encoding SCO family protein has product MKPSSPLRKWLLLGGIFITLPIIYIVLGKGESKFTTLPIIGPREAQLNGDTLYHTVPAFSFTGIDGKPVTEKTLAGKILIVDFFFSRCGTICPRMSAHMRELLHMQLKTDDGYGDIVFLSHTVDPEYDTPEVLAAYAKEYSADTARWKFVTGDKTAIYTQGADGYFLAAREDVLAEGGFLHSENFVLLDKQRRIRGIYDGTNPAKMKELVVDAKMLLGEERRREREAGQ; this is encoded by the coding sequence ATGAAGCCCTCCTCCCCCTTGCGCAAATGGTTGCTGCTGGGAGGCATCTTCATTACGCTGCCCATCATTTATATCGTGCTGGGCAAGGGTGAAAGCAAGTTCACCACGTTGCCCATCATCGGCCCACGCGAGGCACAGCTGAACGGCGACACGCTCTACCACACCGTGCCCGCCTTCTCCTTCACCGGCATTGATGGTAAGCCGGTCACCGAGAAGACACTCGCGGGGAAGATCCTCATCGTCGATTTCTTCTTCAGCCGCTGCGGCACCATCTGTCCGCGCATGAGCGCGCACATGCGCGAACTGCTGCACATGCAACTGAAGACCGATGACGGCTACGGCGACATCGTGTTCCTGAGCCACACCGTGGACCCGGAATACGATACCCCTGAAGTGCTGGCGGCCTATGCCAAGGAGTACAGCGCAGATACGGCCCGCTGGAAGTTCGTGACGGGCGACAAAACCGCCATCTACACGCAAGGCGCCGACGGATACTTCCTGGCGGCTCGCGAAGACGTGCTGGCCGAGGGCGGCTTCCTGCACAGCGAGAACTTCGTGCTGCTGGACAAGCAACGGCGGATCCGCGGGATCTACGACGGCACGAACCCCGCCAAGATGAAAGAGCTGGTGGTGGACGCCAAGATGCTACTGGGAGAAGAACGCCGCCGCGAACGGGAGGCCGGACAGTGA